In Planctomycetota bacterium, the sequence ATCGCCGTCATCATCTACGGGAAGGATCTGCCCCAGGCCGCCCGGAAGCTCGCCCAGTTCTACAACAAGCTGCGCCGCCAGATCACCGATCTGAGGGACGAAATCCAGAGGCAGATCCCCATGGACGAGCTTCGGACGGACCTTCTGAGCGAGGCGCCTTCCGATCCGCTGGATCCGCCCCAGGCCCCCACGGGGCTTTCGGCCCACGTCACGGGGGGCGTGGTCCTGCTGACCTGGAACTCCTCCCCCGGCGCGACGGGTTACAACGTCAAGCGCTCGTCGAATCCGGGGGACCCTCTCGTCAACCTGGTCATGGACTATCCGGATCTCTCGTACACGGACAGCGAGGTTTCCGAGGGGGGAACGTATCACTACTGCGTCAGCGCCACCAACCGGGCGGGAGAGAGCGGAAATTCCGAAGAGGTGGTGGTGACGGTGGCGCCGGCGGAGCCTCCTCCCGCCGCGCCGCCGGGCGGGGGCAACGGCGAATCGACCCCCGCCGTCGAGGAAACCGCCGAAAAGAAGGAAGCCCCTCCTACGCCCCCGTAACGGCAAGCGGCTCGGCGCCCTTCTTGGGCACAAGGATCGAAACGGCGTAATTGCGCTCGTCGAAATGATCCCGCAGCCGTTCCTCGAGCCGCGCCGGGCTCAGCCGCCCGATCCAGCGGGGCACTTCGAAAAGGTCCAGGTTTCTCTGCACGCAGTTGAGGACCAGGAACGCCGCGCCCTCCGGCGTGTCGAGCGAACGGATGAACTTGCCCAGGCGCTTGCGCTTGGAGCGCTCCACGTCCCGCTTCTTCAGGCGCCGCTTCCGGGCCGCGTGCAGCTCCAGGAGGATCCGCTCGGCGAGCCGCTCGGGCTCTTCCGTCTCGCCGCCGATCAGCGAGAACCCGAACGGATCCTCGCTGTTGTAGGAGAACGAAAAGCTGTCGTCGATCAGCCCTTCCTCGTACGCGCGGGTGTAGAAGGCGCTGCCGCGGCCGAAGAGGAGGTCCAGCACCACCGACGTTTCCAGCTCCCGTTGCATGGCCGTGCGCGGATCGACGTCGAGGTCCTTGAATCCCACCAGCACCCGGGGGAGGGACACCGCCATCTCCGCCCGGACCACGCGTTCGCGGACCCCCGGAGGCTCCGCCGGGAGATTCCGGCGGATGGGCCCCCGCGGCCGGAAGCCGTCCTTCGAGAGCGTCCGAGCCGCGTGACGGAAAACGGCGGCGGGATCCAGGTCGCCGGCCACAACGAGCGCCATGTTGCCCGGGTTGTAGAAGGTCCGATAGCAGGCCTCCAGAAGCGGCCGGTCGATCTTCTGGAGGTCCTCCACCGTGCCTCCGATGTCGATCCGGACGGGATGCTCGGTATAGAGGACAGACATGAGGTTCCGGTAGAGCCGGTGGTCGGGCGAGTCGTCGTACATCCGGAGCTCCTGCTCGATGATGAGCCTTTCCTTGGCGACGTACTCGTCCTCGAAATAGGGCGTCGTGACGAAGGTCAGAAGGAGCTCCAGGTTCTTTTCGAACTGGCCGCTGGCGGTGAAATAGTAGGCCGTGGCGCAGTAGTCCGTGAAGGCGTTGGACGAGGCGCCGTACTTTCCGAATTCCATCAGGACGTCCTCGCCTCCCGCCTTCTTGAAGAGCTGGTGTTCCAGGAAGTGGGCGATGCCGGGAGGCGTGCGCACGGCCCGGCCGCCGTCCTCGGCG encodes:
- a CDS encoding fibronectin type III domain-containing protein, whose amino-acid sequence is MGDFSFGELFIIIVIAVIIYGKDLPQAARKLAQFYNKLRRQITDLRDEIQRQIPMDELRTDLLSEAPSDPLDPPQAPTGLSAHVTGGVVLLTWNSSPGATGYNVKRSSNPGDPLVNLVMDYPDLSYTDSEVSEGGTYHYCVSATNRAGESGNSEEVVVTVAPAEPPPAAPPGGGNGESTPAVEETAEKKEAPPTPP
- a CDS encoding pitrilysin family protein; translation: MNLRRRASRILREEIVSAVLPCGLPCYAVPKRGFDKKIAIFAARYGSLDLEFAEDGGRAVRTPPGIAHFLEHQLFKKAGGEDVLMEFGKYGASSNAFTDYCATAYYFTASGQFEKNLELLLTFVTTPYFEDEYVAKERLIIEQELRMYDDSPDHRLYRNLMSVLYTEHPVRIDIGGTVEDLQKIDRPLLEACYRTFYNPGNMALVVAGDLDPAAVFRHAARTLSKDGFRPRGPIRRNLPAEPPGVRERVVRAEMAVSLPRVLVGFKDLDVDPRTAMQRELETSVVLDLLFGRGSAFYTRAYEEGLIDDSFSFSYNSEDPFGFSLIGGETEEPERLAERILLELHAARKRRLKKRDVERSKRKRLGKFIRSLDTPEGAAFLVLNCVQRNLDLFEVPRWIGRLSPARLEERLRDHFDERNYAVSILVPKKGAEPLAVTGA